One Portunus trituberculatus isolate SZX2019 chromosome 42, ASM1759143v1, whole genome shotgun sequence DNA window includes the following coding sequences:
- the LOC123517471 gene encoding phenoloxidase-activating factor 2-like codes for MKDGTITRALCVAMWWVCMVSGMYDDGCPSRAECIPKHHCKHGTVRPRDPSACGAGHRGHLVCCLQVRGDRYDKSSYGMDYYDDRYGKLYASPLSKFAKEVLHNYRHKDECGVRYHSPKDMARVSTGYIGDKGFTSFGEYPWHVALLVRERHHRLPFVRQLTTYRYHCGATLIHPVLLLTAAHCVKGIKRNRLKAHLGEWNLYSTSGELFPAVERRISKVFIHSGYNPATFLNDIALLQMNRPVDTTKTPHIAPACLPKDSYKFKDDQKCFIVGWGDDAYKPILGSNILKATSVTYSSEEEECADKLYASIPHISDEYTLDPDSQKCIVGGYGRDACTGDGGGAVVCPLDNNEGPDACHEHDCEDEHYFVAGILSFGSPVCGEDSVTIVTDIVKKINWVHTIISPAGGLKDYDYLFYDKGPHYKKRTATDHQTPNTTTTTS; via the exons ATGAAGGACGGTACTATCACTCGTGCCCTTTGTGTTGCGATGTGGTGGGTGTGCATGGTGTCAGGGATGTATGATGACGGTTGTCCCTCGAGAGCAGAGTGTATCCCCAAGCACCATTGTAAACACGGGA CTGTGCGGCCGAGGGACCCAAGTGCTTGTGGAGCGGGGCATCGGGGCCACCTCGTGTGCTGCCTGCAGGTCCGTGGAGATAG GTACGACAAGAGCTCGTATGGCATGGATTACTACGACGACCGTTATGGCAAGTTGTACGCAAGTCCTTTATCAAAATTTGCTAAGGAAGTGTTGCATAACTACAGGCACAAAGAT GAGTGTGGAGTAAGATACCATTCACCGAAGGACATGGCACGAGTGTCCACAGGATACATCGGTGATAAAGGATTTACAAGCTTTGGAGAGTACCCGTGGCAC GTGGCGTTGCTCGTCCGAGAAAGGCATCACCGTTTGCCGTTCGTGCGACAACTAACTACATACAGATACCACTGCGGTGCCACTCTGATCCACCCTGTGTTGCTGCTGACTGCCGCTCACTGCGTCAAAG GAATCAAAAGGAATAGGTTGAAGGCTCATCTCGGCGAGTGGAACCTGTATAGCACATCTGGCGAACTATTTCCTGCCGTGGAGAGACGAATAAGCAAGGTCTTCATTCACAGTGG gtACAACCCGGCAACGTTCTTGAACGATATCGCGCTTCTTCAGATGAACAGACCAGTTGACACAACGAAAACTCCTCACATCGCCCCAGCGTGTCTTCCGAAGGACTCGTACAAGTTCAAGGATGACCAGAAATGCTTCATAGTCGGATGGGGAGATGATGCTTACAAG cctATTCTTGGAAGTAATATACTCAAAGCCACCTCGGTGACTTACTCCTCCGAAGAAGAGGAGTGCGCAGACAAGTTGTACGCCTCCATCCCTCACATTAGTGATGAATATACTCTGGACCCTGACAGTCAGAAGTGTATTGTTGGGGGCTATGGGCGCGATGCTTGTACG GGCGACGGTGGCGGTGCGGTGGTGTGCCCCTTGGACAACAATGAGGGCCCTGACGCATGCCACGAACACGACTGTGAAGACGAACACTACTTCGTGGCCGGCATATTGTCTTTCGGCTCTCCTGTGTGCGGGGAGGACTCGGTTACTATAGTTACCGATATAGTAAAGAAGATTAATTGGGTTCATACAATAATCAGTCCCGCAGGTGGCCTAAAAGATTATGACTACCTGTTTTATGACAAAGGCCCACATTATAAAAAGAGGACCGCAACGGACCACCAGACgccgaacaccaccaccaccacatcctga